Proteins encoded by one window of Companilactobacillus ginsenosidimutans:
- the rplK gene encoding 50S ribosomal protein L11, which yields MAKKVANIVKLQIPAGQATPAPPVGPALGQAGINIVAFTKDFNARTQEQRGMIIPVVISVYEDRSFDFVTKTPPAAVLLKKAAGVDSGSGEPNTKKVATVTSDQVREIAETKMKDLNAASVESAMRMVAGTARSMGFEVKD from the coding sequence GTGGCTAAAAAAGTTGCTAACATAGTTAAATTACAAATACCTGCAGGTCAAGCTACTCCAGCTCCACCAGTTGGTCCAGCTTTAGGTCAAGCTGGTATTAATATCGTTGCATTTACAAAGGATTTTAATGCACGTACTCAAGAACAACGTGGAATGATCATTCCTGTTGTTATCTCTGTATACGAGGATCGTTCATTCGATTTCGTTACAAAGACACCACCTGCTGCTGTTCTTCTTAAGAAGGCAGCTGGTGTAGATAGTGGCTCTGGTGAACCTAACACAAAGAAGGTTGCCACAGTTACATCAGATCAAGTTCGCGAAATTGCTGAAACCAAGATGAAAGACCTAAACGCTGCTAGTGTTGAATCTGCAATGCGTATGGTCGCTGGTACTGCACGAAGTATGGGATTTGAAGTTAAAGACTAG
- the nusG gene encoding transcription termination/antitermination protein NusG encodes MAEAGEKQWYVLHTYSGYENKVKENLESRAQSMGMEDYIFRAVVPEDEETEVKNGKKKTEMKKTFPGYVLVEMVMSDESWFVVRNTPGVTGFVGSHGSGSKPAPLLPEEIDNILKDLGVSTRDHDTDFTVGETVTIIDGAFAKMSGKVTEVDAEHMKLKVEVDMFGRMTNAEVGFDDVDKQ; translated from the coding sequence ATGGCTGAAGCTGGCGAAAAACAATGGTATGTTCTACATACTTATTCTGGATACGAAAATAAAGTTAAGGAAAATCTAGAATCACGTGCACAATCAATGGGTATGGAAGATTACATTTTCCGTGCTGTTGTTCCTGAAGACGAAGAAACTGAAGTAAAGAACGGTAAGAAAAAGACTGAGATGAAGAAAACTTTCCCAGGATATGTTCTTGTTGAAATGGTTATGTCTGATGAATCATGGTTCGTTGTACGTAATACTCCTGGTGTTACAGGATTTGTCGGCAGTCACGGTTCAGGTAGTAAGCCTGCACCATTATTACCAGAAGAAATTGATAACATCTTGAAAGATCTTGGCGTTTCTACTAGAGACCACGATACTGACTTCACTGTTGGTGAAACAGTAACTATTATTGATGGTGCTTTTGCTAAGATGAGCGGTAAAGTCACAGAAGTTGATGCTGAACACATGAAACTTAAAGTTGAAGTTGATATGTTCGGTCGTATGACTAATGCCGAAGTTGGTTTTGACGACGTAGATAAACAATAA
- the secE gene encoding preprotein translocase subunit SecE, which produces MKLFKFFGSVNKEMKLVVWPTWKENRRDTWTVIATSLLYAIFFALVDWAIVAILQAFFMGK; this is translated from the coding sequence ATGAAACTATTTAAATTTTTTGGCAGTGTTAATAAAGAAATGAAATTGGTTGTTTGGCCAACATGGAAAGAAAACAGAAGAGATACTTGGACTGTTATTGCTACATCATTGCTGTACGCTATCTTCTTTGCATTAGTTGACTGGGCTATCGTTGCAATTCTACAAGCCTTCTTTATGGGTAAGTAA
- the rpmG gene encoding 50S ribosomal protein L33 → MGLRKVALACSVCGSRNYTITENPNRTERLEVMKFCKHCGKHTLHKETR, encoded by the coding sequence ATGGGACTAAGAAAAGTTGCGCTCGCATGTAGCGTTTGTGGCTCTCGTAATTATACGATTACTGAGAATCCAAATAGAACTGAAAGACTTGAAGTCATGAAGTTCTGTAAGCATTGCGGCAAACACACATTACATAAAGAAACACGTTAA
- a CDS encoding sigma factor encodes MRIKTEIELIVQVRDYDDSEALQYLVKKYQPMIDKMYKLYWLNGYDRNDWYQESFIVCLQTCKLFDGSQGSKFANFFKMRLNNHIVSLIRAQRASKRQANNDAFSFEDLIRTRENLLDFLSQPAPAISDMLENFERLIEDMSDLELAAFQIIIGDITVEEACMAHRCNNTQLQRASSRCKSKIRKRITTF; translated from the coding sequence ATGCGAATAAAAACAGAAATTGAATTAATTGTACAAGTCAGAGACTACGATGATTCAGAAGCCCTTCAATATTTAGTGAAAAAATATCAACCGATGATTGATAAGATGTATAAGCTATATTGGTTGAATGGCTACGATCGAAATGATTGGTATCAGGAATCATTTATTGTGTGTTTACAGACTTGTAAATTGTTTGATGGTAGCCAAGGCTCGAAATTTGCCAACTTCTTTAAGATGCGATTGAATAATCACATTGTATCTTTGATTAGGGCACAAAGAGCTTCCAAGCGCCAAGCAAACAATGATGCGTTTTCTTTTGAGGATTTAATTAGGACAAGAGAAAATCTTTTGGACTTTCTAAGTCAACCAGCACCAGCCATTAGTGATATGTTGGAAAACTTTGAACGACTAATTGAGGACATGAGTGATCTCGAACTTGCAGCATTTCAAATTATCATTGGAGATATTACGGTTGAAGAAGCTTGTATGGCTCATCGATGTAATAACACCCAGCTGCAACGAGCGTCTAGTCGATGCAAGTCCAAAATCCGCAAAAGGATTACCACCTTTTAA
- the rlmB gene encoding 23S rRNA (guanosine(2251)-2'-O)-methyltransferase RlmB, whose amino-acid sequence MQNNSEESELVFGHHSVVELLKSPTANQRVNKVLVQKDLTSEHVREVVKIAKRDRLIVQEVPKSKLDLISDGGTHQGVAAYVAPYQYVELDEIFKSAEKKGTDPFILILDKIEDPHNLGSIMRTADAVGVDGIIIPKHRSTGLTAVVAKTSTGAIEHVPVVRVTNLVNTINDLKKRNVWIFGTAMEGKNYRQWNAKGAIALVIGNEGKGVSPLVQKQVDETLSIPMVGHVQSLNASVATGVMLYQAFASRNE is encoded by the coding sequence ATGCAAAATAATTCAGAAGAAAGTGAACTAGTCTTTGGTCACCATTCAGTTGTTGAATTATTGAAATCACCAACTGCTAATCAACGTGTCAACAAAGTTTTAGTTCAAAAAGATTTAACTAGTGAGCACGTACGAGAAGTAGTCAAGATTGCCAAACGTGACCGCTTGATAGTACAAGAGGTTCCAAAGAGCAAGCTAGACTTAATCTCTGACGGTGGAACTCACCAAGGTGTTGCAGCTTATGTTGCACCATACCAATATGTTGAATTGGACGAAATCTTTAAAAGTGCCGAAAAGAAGGGGACAGATCCATTTATCCTAATTCTCGACAAAATTGAAGATCCACATAATTTAGGATCAATCATGCGTACTGCTGATGCGGTTGGTGTGGATGGAATTATTATTCCTAAACATCGTTCAACCGGATTAACAGCCGTTGTTGCTAAAACTTCAACTGGAGCTATTGAGCATGTTCCAGTAGTTCGTGTGACCAATTTAGTTAACACGATTAATGATTTAAAGAAACGAAATGTTTGGATCTTTGGTACAGCCATGGAAGGTAAAAACTATCGTCAATGGAATGCCAAAGGTGCAATTGCTTTAGTCATCGGTAACGAAGGGAAAGGAGTATCACCACTTGTACAAAAACAAGTCGATGAAACTCTAAGTATTCCCATGGTTGGACACGTGCAAAGTTTGAATGCTAGTGTCGCAACTGGTGTTATGTTGTACCAAGCATTTGCTTCAAGAAACGAATAA
- a CDS encoding Mini-ribonuclease 3 — protein MIKIEQLNGVTLAYLGDAVYEVYIREHLLETGKTKVNELQYMSKQFVSAKAQASLINLMIEEDILSDQEVRIYKNGRNAKKYTKAKNTDVVTYHMSTGFEAVMGYLDITGDKKRLEELINYCIKKVEAGETNAK, from the coding sequence ATGATTAAGATTGAACAACTAAATGGAGTTACATTGGCATATCTTGGGGATGCTGTTTATGAAGTATATATTCGTGAACACCTTCTTGAAACTGGGAAAACCAAAGTTAATGAACTTCAATACATGTCGAAACAATTTGTCTCGGCCAAGGCTCAAGCATCCTTGATAAATCTGATGATTGAAGAAGATATTTTATCTGATCAAGAAGTTAGGATTTATAAAAATGGTCGTAATGCCAAAAAGTATACGAAAGCCAAAAATACTGATGTAGTGACTTACCACATGTCAACAGGATTTGAGGCAGTGATGGGCTATTTGGACATTACCGGCGATAAAAAACGCTTAGAAGAATTAATTAATTATTGTATTAAAAAAGTTGAGGCAGGTGAAACGAATGCAAAATAA